In one window of Maribacter sp. BPC-D8 DNA:
- a CDS encoding DUF5723 family protein, whose protein sequence is MKKVVLFAIMFVASLSVKAQSYIGYLTDNYSGVNGVISNPANIADSRFKTDINLVGISGFLANDYVGVGYSDLISSDFEYDDDAILSLSDNNNFSGNVDVLGPSFMFNVGRTSSIAVFTRARSFVTGNEFNGESIDDLDDSIDESQDFIVNEGDFFAAGHGWAEVGITYAQELMNKEEHFLKGGLSLKYLKGFGNAYVSGRNVTIDYDADGATLPDSSTIGTLESTGDLIYGRADDYDDDNYDYEVPDANGFGFDLGFVYEWRPDYKDYEVAGADGEKTVMKDKNKYKLKFGLSLTDVGSVNYKGSLMDTYNINNTITQDDYDNIEDSDDLQNLYTFTQATEDMKAGLPTALHFNADWNIKNHFYLNFNTDLSMRSTGENNLRTANVFSLTPRFESKWFSFYLPVSSYQYSGLQVGAGLRAGPLYIGSGSLISTFTKNEIQGADIYAGLKVPVYYGQPKDSDGDGIPNKEDGCPKEAGPIENNGCPWGDTDGDTVLDNEDKCPEEAGPVENNGCPWVDTDGDTIMDNEDQCIDEAGPVENNGCPWADSDGDSVLDKDDECPNEMGTVANKGCPEPVVTAEVQKSLNEYAKTILFTTGKSTLKDESTPVLVDIISILNEYPNANFTIEGHTDSVGSEATNQKLSEKRAKAVLQFLVDGGISSARLTSVGYGESKPIATNMYKDGRQKNRRVEINLAQ, encoded by the coding sequence ATGAAGAAAGTAGTATTATTTGCCATTATGTTCGTTGCTTCACTATCAGTAAAAGCACAATCTTATATTGGCTATTTAACCGACAATTACAGTGGGGTAAACGGGGTAATTTCTAATCCAGCGAATATTGCAGATTCCCGTTTTAAAACAGATATCAATTTAGTAGGTATAAGTGGTTTTCTTGCCAATGACTATGTTGGTGTAGGGTATTCAGATTTAATTTCTAGTGATTTTGAGTATGATGATGACGCCATATTATCGCTTTCAGATAACAACAATTTTTCGGGCAATGTAGATGTATTAGGTCCGTCATTTATGTTCAACGTAGGTAGAACATCATCGATAGCGGTATTTACCAGGGCACGAAGTTTTGTTACTGGTAATGAATTTAACGGTGAAAGTATTGATGACCTAGATGACAGTATTGATGAAAGTCAAGATTTTATAGTAAACGAAGGAGATTTCTTTGCGGCTGGGCATGGCTGGGCAGAAGTAGGTATTACGTATGCTCAAGAATTAATGAATAAAGAAGAGCACTTTTTAAAAGGTGGTCTTTCGTTAAAATATTTAAAAGGATTTGGTAACGCATACGTATCTGGTAGAAATGTAACTATCGATTATGATGCAGATGGTGCTACGTTACCAGACAGTTCAACAATTGGAACCTTAGAATCTACTGGCGATTTAATTTATGGTCGTGCAGATGATTATGATGATGATAACTATGACTATGAAGTGCCAGATGCAAACGGATTCGGATTCGATTTGGGTTTCGTTTATGAGTGGAGACCAGACTATAAAGATTATGAGGTAGCAGGTGCTGACGGTGAGAAAACAGTAATGAAAGACAAAAATAAGTATAAGCTTAAATTTGGCTTGTCACTTACAGATGTTGGGTCGGTAAATTATAAGGGGAGTTTAATGGATACTTACAATATCAACAATACCATTACCCAAGATGATTATGATAATATTGAAGATTCTGATGATTTACAGAACCTTTATACGTTTACACAAGCTACAGAAGATATGAAAGCTGGTTTGCCGACTGCACTTCATTTTAATGCAGATTGGAATATTAAGAATCATTTCTATTTAAATTTCAATACTGATCTATCTATGCGTTCTACGGGTGAAAATAACCTTAGAACTGCAAATGTATTTTCTTTGACGCCTCGTTTTGAAAGCAAGTGGTTTAGTTTCTATTTACCGGTAAGCAGTTACCAATATAGTGGCTTGCAAGTAGGTGCAGGTTTACGTGCCGGACCATTATATATTGGTTCAGGGTCACTGATATCTACATTCACAAAAAATGAAATTCAAGGTGCAGATATATATGCAGGTTTAAAAGTACCTGTTTATTATGGTCAGCCTAAAGATTCTGACGGTGATGGTATACCAAATAAAGAAGATGGTTGCCCTAAAGAAGCAGGACCAATAGAAAATAATGGTTGCCCTTGGGGAGATACCGACGGAGATACTGTTTTAGATAATGAGGATAAATGTCCAGAGGAAGCAGGGCCAGTAGAAAATAACGGATGCCCATGGGTAGATACCGATGGTGATACCATAATGGACAATGAAGATCAATGTATTGATGAAGCAGGACCAGTAGAGAATAACGGTTGCCCTTGGGCAGATTCTGATGGTGATTCTGTTTTGGATAAAGATGATGAATGTCCGAATGAAATGGGAACTGTGGCAAATAAAGGTTGTCCAGAGCCGGTAGTTACTGCTGAGGTTCAAAAGTCATTGAACGAGTATGCAAAAACAATTTTATTTACGACAGGTAAATCGACTTTAAAAGATGAATCTACGCCTGTGTTAGTTGATATTATTAGTATTTTGAATGAATACCCAAATGCTAATTTTACCATAGAAGGTCATACTGATAGTGTAGGTTCTGAAGCTACTAATCAAAAATTATCAGAGAAAAGAGCGAAAGCTGTTTTACAATTCTTAGTAGACGGAGGTATTTCTTCAGCTAGATTAACATCTGTAGGTTATGGAGAAAGCAAACCTATTGCTACGAACATGTATAAAGACGGAAGACAGAAAAACAGACGTGTTGAGATTAACTTAGCACAATAG
- the rsgA gene encoding ribosome small subunit-dependent GTPase A has translation MVGIVYKSTGSWYTVKAENGDFYECRIKGKFRIKGIKSTNPVAVGDYVRFETETTGDDTFGIINEIEKRKNYIIRKSVNLSKQTHIIAANLDQVFLLVTLNNPPTYPVFIDRFLITAEAYEIPAVLLFNKIDTYSPEELDEIKFLAALYRNIGYTCLGISAATGKNVDKVKEMMLGKTSMFSGHSGVGKSTLVNAIEPNLDIKTKQISQQHAQGQHTTTFAEMYDLSFNARIIDTPGIKGFGIVDMEKEEIGNYFPEFFKLKQHCKFNNCIHVDEPKCAVKDALETGDIAWSRYNSYLQMIKGEDEHYRVDIHDEKK, from the coding sequence ATGGTAGGAATTGTTTACAAATCTACGGGAAGTTGGTACACTGTTAAGGCAGAAAATGGTGATTTCTATGAATGTAGAATAAAAGGAAAGTTTAGAATAAAGGGGATAAAAAGTACGAATCCGGTTGCGGTTGGTGACTATGTGCGTTTTGAAACTGAGACTACTGGCGATGATACCTTTGGTATTATTAATGAAATTGAAAAACGTAAAAATTACATTATACGTAAATCTGTTAACTTATCTAAGCAGACCCATATTATAGCGGCTAATTTGGATCAGGTGTTTTTATTGGTAACGTTGAATAACCCGCCGACCTATCCAGTTTTTATAGATCGTTTTTTAATTACGGCAGAAGCTTACGAAATTCCTGCAGTGTTACTTTTTAATAAAATAGACACGTACTCACCAGAAGAGTTAGATGAAATCAAATTCTTGGCGGCATTATATCGTAATATAGGTTATACCTGCTTAGGTATTTCGGCAGCAACAGGTAAGAATGTAGATAAGGTCAAAGAAATGATGTTAGGTAAGACCTCTATGTTTTCTGGTCATTCTGGTGTAGGTAAGTCAACTTTGGTTAATGCTATAGAGCCTAATTTAGATATTAAGACAAAACAAATTTCTCAGCAGCATGCGCAAGGTCAACATACGACTACGTTTGCCGAAATGTACGATTTAAGTTTTAACGCACGAATAATAGATACACCCGGTATAAAAGGATTCGGAATCGTAGATATGGAAAAAGAGGAAATAGGTAACTATTTTCCAGAGTTCTTTAAGCTAAAACAGCACTGTAAGTTTAATAATTGTATTCATGTAGACGAGCCAAAATGTGCTGTAAAAGATGCTTTAGAAACAGGCGATATTGCATGGAGTAGGTATAATAGTTACTTACAGATGATAAAAGGCGAAGATGAGCATTACAGGGTAGATATACATGACG